One window of the Actinomycetota bacterium genome contains the following:
- a CDS encoding acyl-CoA dehydrogenase family protein encodes MIDFEPSEEQKAAVKMAHEFALNEMRPVALECDKTGEIPDELIKKAAAAGLTAMAIPEEYGGGGLDQVSAAMVSEELFWGCAGIATAIGANSLATTPMLIAGNEEQKHKYLPRLADPDNPKFAAFCLTEPGAGSDAAAISTTIVEEGDHYVLNGQKCFITNGGLADFYTVFCTFDKEKKYGGIAAVIVERAFEGVSIGKHEDKMGIRASNTTEVIFDNVKVPKENLLVPMGQGFYNVMVTLDMTRASVAAGAVGIARAAFEEALKYAKERVQFGRPLIAHQAINFMLADMAMQIEAGRRLYLLAAWKAYKLQPCSLESSYAKAFCGDMAMRVTTDAVQIHGGYGYMKEYLVEKLMRDAKIMQIYEGTNQIQRVIIGANLMGVTDTFPWG; translated from the coding sequence ATGATCGATTTCGAACCCAGCGAAGAACAAAAAGCAGCAGTGAAAATGGCCCACGAGTTCGCCCTCAACGAGATGAGGCCCGTCGCACTCGAGTGCGACAAGACGGGTGAGATCCCCGACGAGCTCATCAAGAAGGCAGCGGCCGCGGGGCTCACCGCCATGGCCATCCCCGAGGAGTACGGCGGGGGAGGGCTTGACCAGGTGTCCGCGGCCATGGTCAGCGAGGAGCTCTTCTGGGGATGCGCCGGCATCGCCACCGCCATCGGGGCGAACAGCCTGGCCACCACCCCCATGCTCATCGCGGGCAACGAGGAGCAGAAGCACAAGTACCTGCCCCGCCTGGCGGATCCCGACAACCCCAAGTTCGCGGCCTTCTGCCTCACCGAGCCGGGAGCCGGCTCGGACGCCGCCGCCATCTCCACCACCATCGTGGAGGAGGGCGACCACTACGTCCTCAACGGGCAGAAGTGCTTCATCACCAACGGGGGCCTCGCCGACTTCTACACCGTCTTCTGCACCTTCGACAAGGAGAAGAAGTACGGCGGCATCGCGGCGGTGATCGTGGAGCGCGCCTTCGAGGGCGTGTCCATCGGCAAGCACGAGGACAAGATGGGGATCAGGGCCTCCAACACCACCGAGGTCATCTTCGACAACGTCAAGGTCCCCAAGGAGAACCTCCTGGTACCCATGGGCCAGGGCTTCTACAACGTGATGGTGACCCTGGACATGACGCGGGCCAGCGTCGCCGCCGGGGCCGTGGGCATCGCCCGCGCCGCCTTCGAGGAGGCGCTCAAGTACGCCAAGGAGAGGGTGCAGTTCGGGCGTCCCCTCATCGCCCACCAGGCCATCAACTTCATGCTGGCCGACATGGCCATGCAGATCGAGGCCGGCCGGCGCCTCTACCTGCTGGCGGCGTGGAAGGCCTATAAACTGCAGCCCTGCTCCCTGGAGTCCTCCTACGCCAAGGCCTTCTGCGGGGACATGGCCATGCGGGTGACCACCGACGCCGTGCAGATCCACGGCGGCTACGGGTACATGAAGGAGTACCTGGTGGAGAAGCTCATGCGCGACGCCAAGATCATGCAGATCTACGAGGGAACCAACCAGATCCAGCGCGTGATCATCGGCGCCAACCTCATGGGCGTCACCGACACCTTCCCCTGGGGCTGA
- a CDS encoding DUF3786 domain-containing protein, producing MALDHAPEDLKRAREKAAREFRLLDPSWMASRSGTFYSYPRRTFFVPFFGEPYSVSYPEGTVARGNGSPAGAREALIVVHYLVNADGTPVQGRWVAYRDLPGARYHEPAFVAEVENPLSRGLAGRREELRGWAEENAEAVDLPGDVAAAWYVLPRVPLLLVFNDGDEEFPASARVFFDASAPHYLPTEDLSVLAELAALRLLEETGALGAGH from the coding sequence ATGGCACTCGACCACGCGCCGGAGGACCTGAAGAGGGCGCGCGAGAAGGCGGCGAGGGAGTTCAGGCTCCTGGACCCGTCCTGGATGGCTTCACGCTCGGGGACCTTCTATTCCTACCCGCGGCGCACCTTCTTCGTCCCCTTCTTCGGCGAGCCGTACTCCGTCTCCTACCCGGAAGGCACGGTGGCGCGCGGAAACGGCAGCCCCGCGGGGGCGCGGGAGGCGCTCATCGTCGTGCATTACCTCGTGAACGCGGACGGCACGCCGGTGCAGGGAAGGTGGGTGGCCTACCGCGACCTTCCCGGGGCGCGTTACCACGAGCCTGCCTTCGTGGCCGAGGTGGAGAACCCCCTCTCCCGCGGTTTGGCGGGGCGGCGGGAGGAGCTGCGGGGATGGGCGGAGGAGAACGCCGAGGCCGTGGACCTTCCCGGGGACGTGGCAGCGGCCTGGTACGTGCTGCCGCGCGTGCCGCTGCTGCTCGTCTTCAACGACGGGGACGAGGAATTCCCGGCGAGCGCGCGCGTTTTCTTCGACGCGAGCGCGCCGCATTACCTGCCCACCGAGGACCTCTCCGTGCTGGCGGAGCTCGCGGCGCTGCGCCTGCTCGAGGAGACCGGAGCCCTGGGCGCGGGGCATTAA
- a CDS encoding DUF366 family protein: MKGKYIKGRSITYDGSQLRSHYAYTEHDVQGDSVVAFRGPCRVGVDDLVDLEDRKKKAEIYSEEMAHFIVELFGRDLDLTLAIQRLLLCVIKDVIEELKPELFINRRGDDLYIEVEVDEGEEENRKLTVSVATASPVSTLIHTGINISSRNTPVPTLGLDDLEIPVDDFILKVLQGFINEMKGMELARCKVRAVT, translated from the coding sequence ATGAAGGGTAAATACATCAAGGGTAGAAGCATCACCTACGACGGCTCGCAGCTGCGTTCCCATTACGCCTATACCGAGCACGACGTGCAGGGCGACTCCGTGGTCGCTTTCCGCGGACCCTGCCGGGTGGGGGTGGACGATCTCGTGGACCTGGAGGACCGCAAGAAGAAGGCCGAGATCTACAGCGAGGAGATGGCCCATTTCATAGTGGAGCTCTTCGGGCGCGACCTTGACCTGACCCTGGCCATTCAGCGCCTCCTCCTCTGCGTGATCAAGGACGTCATCGAGGAGCTGAAACCGGAGCTCTTCATCAACCGCCGCGGCGATGACCTCTACATAGAGGTGGAGGTGGACGAGGGCGAGGAGGAGAACCGCAAGCTGACGGTGAGCGTGGCCACCGCCAGCCCCGTGTCCACGCTCATCCATACGGGCATCAACATCTCCAGCCGCAACACTCCCGTGCCCACCCTGGGGCTTGACGACCTGGAGATCCCTGTGGACGATTTCATCCTCAAGGTCCTGCAGGGGTTCATAAACGAGATGAAGGGGATGGAGCTCGCGCGCTGCAAGGTGCGCGCCGTCACCTGA
- a CDS encoding 7-carboxy-7-deazaguanine synthase QueE: protein MNVCEVFPSFQGEGVLAGVPQVFLRLGGCNLDCSYCDTPWARAESDTCRVYGWEGLLETVTNPLDARLLAERVAALWESGMHSLSLTGGEPLLQAEGLAELLPVLRRRGMPVYLESNGTLPEKLAALLEWVDWIAMDLKLPYSQGGKDYLEAQRDFLRLASSRRLFLKVVIEEGTPAGELERFLRVMAGVAEGVPLVLQPVSLPLRDTARGPGTWGGGKEAPAGEGRGEGCAGGAQPPAAVARDRVGISAERAAAFLRIASAHFRDVRVIPQLHRAWGIR from the coding sequence GTGAACGTCTGCGAGGTATTCCCGTCCTTCCAGGGCGAGGGCGTGCTTGCCGGGGTCCCGCAGGTCTTTCTGAGGCTGGGAGGGTGCAACCTCGACTGTTCGTATTGCGACACGCCCTGGGCGAGGGCGGAGTCGGACACGTGTCGCGTGTACGGATGGGAAGGGCTCCTGGAAACAGTTACCAACCCGCTGGATGCGCGGCTCCTCGCCGAGCGGGTCGCGGCGTTATGGGAAAGCGGCATGCACTCGCTGAGCCTCACCGGCGGCGAACCGCTCCTGCAGGCAGAAGGGCTGGCGGAGCTGCTGCCCGTGCTGCGCCGCCGGGGCATGCCCGTCTACCTAGAGAGCAACGGCACCCTTCCGGAGAAGCTGGCCGCACTGCTGGAATGGGTGGACTGGATCGCCATGGACCTCAAGCTGCCGTATTCCCAGGGCGGGAAAGACTACCTGGAAGCGCAGCGGGATTTCCTGCGCCTGGCCTCCTCGCGGCGCTTGTTCCTCAAGGTGGTCATAGAGGAGGGTACCCCCGCCGGAGAGCTGGAACGTTTCCTGCGCGTCATGGCGGGGGTGGCGGAAGGCGTGCCGCTGGTGCTGCAGCCGGTATCCCTCCCCCTACGGGATACGGCGCGGGGGCCTGGCACATGGGGCGGCGGGAAGGAAGCGCCGGCTGGCGAGGGCCGGGGCGAAGGTTGCGCGGGAGGCGCGCAGCCGCCCGCAGCGGTTGCGCGGGACAGGGTGGGAATAAGCGCGGAGCGCGCGGCCGCCTTCCTCCGCATCGCCTCCGCCCATTTCCGTGATGTCCGGGTCATCCCCCAGCTGCATCGCGCCTGGGGGATAAGGTAG
- a CDS encoding 2-hydroxyacyl-CoA dehydratase, with amino-acid sequence MARIGITTTVPVEVIYAAGHVPVDLNNVFVSSPACGELIEEAELAGFPRSFCAWIKGIYGAVRRMPDLGAVVAVTQGDCSNTHALMETLQCEGMEVIPFAYPYERDYDLLRAQVEGFARRLGTTLEEAQAEMRRLDRVRRKARRVDELSWKEGLVRGLENHLALVSCSDFEGDPEGFATKLDLLLEEVAKRRRDEGFRRAEDMVRLGYVGVPPMAPELYEYLESLGARVVYNETQRQFSLPFDTGDLVEKYRRYSYPYSIFYRLRDIRREAARRRLRGLIHYVQSFCFRQVEDIILRRSLDLPMLTLEMDRSSRLDARTRMRLENFVSVLRKDRG; translated from the coding sequence ATGGCGAGGATAGGAATCACCACCACGGTACCCGTCGAGGTCATCTACGCCGCCGGGCACGTGCCGGTCGACCTCAACAACGTGTTCGTGTCCAGCCCCGCCTGCGGAGAGCTCATCGAGGAGGCCGAGCTCGCGGGGTTCCCGCGCTCCTTCTGCGCCTGGATAAAAGGGATATACGGGGCGGTGCGGCGCATGCCCGACCTGGGGGCGGTGGTGGCCGTCACGCAGGGGGACTGCTCCAACACCCATGCCCTCATGGAGACCCTGCAGTGCGAGGGCATGGAGGTCATCCCCTTCGCCTATCCCTACGAGCGCGATTACGACCTGCTGCGCGCGCAGGTCGAGGGCTTCGCGCGCCGCCTGGGGACCACCCTGGAGGAGGCGCAGGCGGAGATGCGCCGCCTGGACAGGGTGAGGAGGAAGGCCCGCCGCGTGGACGAGCTGTCCTGGAAAGAGGGCCTGGTGAGGGGCCTGGAAAACCATCTCGCCCTGGTGAGCTGCAGCGATTTCGAGGGGGACCCGGAGGGGTTCGCAACGAAGCTGGACCTGTTGCTGGAGGAGGTCGCGAAGAGGAGGCGGGACGAGGGTTTCAGGCGCGCCGAAGACATGGTGCGCCTGGGCTACGTGGGCGTCCCCCCCATGGCCCCCGAGCTCTACGAATACCTGGAATCGCTGGGGGCGAGGGTGGTCTACAACGAGACGCAGAGGCAGTTCAGCCTGCCCTTCGACACGGGGGACCTGGTGGAGAAGTACCGCCGCTACAGCTATCCTTATTCCATATTTTACCGTTTGAGGGACATAAGGCGCGAGGCGGCACGCCGCCGCCTGCGGGGGCTGATACATTACGTGCAGAGCTTCTGTTTCCGGCAGGTCGAGGACATCATCCTGCGCCGCTCGCTCGACCTGCCCATGCTCACCCTGGAGATGGACCGCTCCTCCCGCCTCGACGCCCGCACCAGGATGCGCCTCGAGAACTTCGTCTCCGTGCTGAGGAAGGATAGAGGCTGA
- a CDS encoding enoyl-CoA hydratase/isomerase family protein, whose amino-acid sequence MPYDYDLLIVEIKDGVATVTLNRPPLNPLNAELFSQIGRCADELAADDQVRAVVITGGEKNFAAGADIKEMVEASAVDITKFNVLAQESFSKVENIPKPVIAAINGFALGGGCELAISCDWRYAHENAKIGQPEILLGIIPGAGGTQRLPRLIGPARAKEMIYSGRFYSAQECLEMGLVQKVVTGEESVIEYAQKVAARYATGPAVALAMAKRAINKGMECSIEEGLVIESQGFTICFASEDQKIGMRTFLAEGPGKAKFVGR is encoded by the coding sequence ATGCCCTACGATTACGATCTGCTCATCGTCGAGATAAAGGACGGCGTTGCAACGGTGACCCTGAACCGCCCGCCCCTGAACCCCCTCAACGCCGAGCTGTTCAGCCAGATCGGCAGGTGCGCCGACGAGCTGGCGGCGGATGACCAGGTCAGGGCCGTGGTCATCACCGGCGGGGAGAAGAACTTCGCCGCGGGTGCGGACATCAAGGAGATGGTCGAGGCCAGCGCCGTGGACATCACCAAGTTCAACGTCCTGGCACAGGAGAGCTTCAGCAAGGTGGAGAACATCCCCAAGCCGGTCATCGCGGCCATCAACGGCTTCGCCCTGGGGGGAGGTTGCGAGCTGGCCATTTCCTGCGACTGGCGCTACGCGCACGAGAACGCCAAGATAGGGCAGCCGGAGATCCTTTTGGGCATCATCCCCGGCGCCGGCGGCACGCAGAGGCTGCCCCGCCTCATCGGACCCGCGAGAGCGAAGGAGATGATCTACAGCGGACGTTTCTACAGCGCACAGGAATGCCTGGAGATGGGGCTGGTGCAGAAGGTGGTCACCGGGGAGGAGTCGGTGATCGAGTACGCCCAGAAGGTCGCAGCCAGGTACGCGACCGGCCCGGCGGTGGCCCTGGCCATGGCCAAGAGGGCCATCAACAAGGGCATGGAATGCTCCATCGAGGAGGGGCTGGTCATCGAGTCGCAGGGATTCACCATCTGCTTCGCTTCGGAGGACCAGAAGATAGGTATGCGCACCTTCCTGGCCGAGGGACCCGGCAAGGCCAAGTTCGTGGGCCGTTAG
- the queD gene encoding 6-carboxytetrahydropterin synthase QueD codes for MEEFEISAAVHFDAAHRLPGYHGPCARLHGHRWRVEAAVAGERLDDTGILVDFMKVKEWLQDIVSAFDHRCLNEVEPFTAMAPTSENLARHVYGELARRMGERAGAVRLSWVSVSESPDTRVVYREA; via the coding sequence ATGGAAGAATTTGAGATCTCGGCCGCCGTGCACTTCGACGCCGCGCACCGCCTGCCCGGGTATCACGGGCCCTGCGCCCGCCTGCACGGCCACCGCTGGCGGGTGGAGGCGGCGGTGGCGGGCGAGCGGTTGGACGATACGGGCATCCTCGTCGACTTCATGAAAGTCAAGGAATGGCTGCAGGATATCGTCTCCGCCTTCGACCACCGCTGCCTCAACGAGGTGGAGCCCTTCACGGCGATGGCGCCCACCTCGGAGAACCTGGCCCGCCACGTCTACGGCGAGCTGGCGAGGAGGATGGGCGAGCGGGCGGGGGCGGTGCGGCTTTCCTGGGTGAGCGTATCCGAGTCCCCGGACACGCGCGTGGTCTACCGGGAGGCATAG
- a CDS encoding 2-hydroxyglutaryl-CoA dehydratase, with amino-acid sequence MDVRYGVDLGSRRVKVAAEQDGGGYRYLGPFDTAAFYRDHVEPGGGGGTLLYGGLGMEEGLPLAVTGYGRARLGGGALAVPELEAVVAGVRELTGLRDAVILDVGGQDSKALLMKDGRLADFAANDRCAASSGRFMENMCAALGMSLEELGGHWEDPVELSSTCAIFGESELVGLLGEGVPRERLAAGVNHAILRRLLPLLARFPAASLVLTGGVAYNNALRRLIGERLGTEPLVPHPPDFVAAVGCCRLGARVEEGDDGRI; translated from the coding sequence ATGGACGTGCGTTACGGGGTGGACCTGGGCAGCCGCCGCGTGAAGGTCGCCGCAGAACAGGATGGCGGCGGCTACCGTTACCTGGGGCCCTTCGACACCGCCGCCTTTTATCGTGATCACGTGGAACCCGGCGGGGGAGGCGGCACCCTTCTATACGGGGGATTGGGCATGGAGGAGGGTCTGCCCCTGGCGGTGACGGGTTACGGGCGCGCGCGCCTGGGCGGGGGAGCGCTTGCCGTGCCCGAGCTGGAGGCGGTGGTGGCGGGAGTCCGTGAGCTCACCGGGCTGCGGGACGCCGTGATCCTCGACGTGGGAGGCCAGGATTCCAAGGCGCTGCTCATGAAGGACGGGCGGCTGGCTGACTTCGCCGCCAACGACCGTTGCGCCGCCTCCTCGGGGCGCTTCATGGAGAACATGTGCGCCGCACTGGGCATGAGCCTGGAGGAGCTGGGCGGGCACTGGGAGGACCCCGTGGAGCTCTCTTCCACCTGCGCCATCTTCGGGGAGAGCGAGCTGGTGGGCCTGCTGGGGGAGGGGGTGCCCAGGGAGCGCCTGGCGGCGGGCGTGAACCACGCCATACTGCGCCGCCTCCTACCGCTCCTCGCGCGCTTCCCCGCGGCTTCCCTGGTCCTCACCGGCGGGGTGGCGTACAATAATGCCCTGCGCAGGCTCATCGGGGAGAGGCTGGGGACGGAGCCCCTGGTCCCCCACCCCCCCGATTTCGTGGCCGCCGTGGGGTGCTGCCGCCTGGGGGCGCGCGTGGAGGAGGGCGATGATGGAAGAATTTGA
- a CDS encoding 7-cyano-7-deazaguanine synthase gives MRRCWGMEASRDMRRKKSENLVLLSGGLDSAVNLLMALRRGGVGLAVTVDYGQRAARREVERASALCAVHGVRHEVIAAKWLGKYSRDALTTPGVAFTGVAAGTEGAGDGEPTTARDDASLHALWVPNRNGLLANVGACLAEALGMRYVVMGLNAEEGAVFPDNSPAFIREMNRAFSYSTLSRVRLRSFTKNMNKMEIMAEALACGLDFRYLWSCYNEGELMCGSCPSCARLLAAAEGLGVRDRLKGYFGSGRSPQGDAGQRGEIP, from the coding sequence TTGAGGCGGTGTTGGGGCATGGAGGCATCGCGGGACATGCGGAGGAAAAAGTCGGAAAACCTGGTGCTCCTTTCCGGGGGCCTGGACTCCGCCGTGAATCTTCTCATGGCTCTGCGCCGTGGCGGGGTGGGGCTTGCCGTCACCGTGGACTACGGCCAGAGGGCGGCGCGGCGCGAGGTGGAAAGGGCGTCCGCGCTGTGCGCGGTGCACGGGGTCCGACACGAGGTGATCGCGGCGAAGTGGCTGGGTAAATATTCCAGGGACGCCCTGACCACGCCGGGGGTCGCTTTTACGGGCGTGGCGGCGGGGACGGAAGGGGCAGGGGACGGTGAGCCCACAACGGCGCGGGACGATGCATCATTGCACGCGCTCTGGGTCCCCAACCGCAACGGCCTGCTGGCCAACGTGGGCGCCTGCCTGGCGGAGGCGCTGGGGATGAGGTACGTGGTCATGGGCCTCAACGCGGAGGAGGGCGCCGTCTTCCCGGACAACTCCCCCGCTTTCATAAGGGAGATGAACCGCGCCTTTTCCTATTCCACGCTCTCCAGGGTGCGCCTGAGGAGTTTTACCAAGAACATGAATAAAATGGAAATAATGGCAGAGGCCCTCGCCTGCGGACTCGATTTTCGCTACCTTTGGTCGTGCTATAATGAGGGGGAATTGATGTGCGGTTCCTGCCCCTCCTGCGCACGGCTTCTCGCAGCCGCCGAGGGGTTGGGGGTGAGGGATAGGCTGAAGGGATATTTCGGGAGCGGGCGCTCGCCGCAAGGGGACGCCGGTCAAAGGGGAGAGATTCCATGA